A genome region from Manis pentadactyla isolate mManPen7 chromosome 5, mManPen7.hap1, whole genome shotgun sequence includes the following:
- the COMMD8 gene encoding COMM domain-containing protein 8 isoform X1, giving the protein MEPEDGTPLWRLQKLPAERGLQLLHKIIDGLCGQAYPLYQDYHSVWDSAEWNHVLEDITKFFKAVVGKNLSDEEVFQQLNQLNSLHQEAVMKCLKSRKDEIKKTLLEEIVDISSAQLQDFDWQLKSFIGTWNTVTLIDLCFCTTMAECDSCDSDQLAHRTYSTQEKGEAKEGQLNSNWINYPKPVPTSSVCSYIELALSSDKIATLQMPLLNLHLDVKENGEVKTYSVEMNKEELQNLINSLEAANKVVRQLK; this is encoded by the exons ATGGAGCCGGAAGACGGGACGCCCTTGTGGCGGCTGCAGAAGCTTCCAGCCGAGCGGGGCCTACAG ctTCTTCACAAAATAATTGATGGCCTTTGTGGCCAAGCTTATCCTCTCTACCAGGATTATCACAGTGTTTGGGATTCAGCCGAATGGAATCATGTTCTAGAAGATATTACCAAATTTTTCAAAGCTGTAGTTGGTAAAAATTTATCCGATGAAGAG gTATTTCAGCAGTTGAACCAGTTGAATTCACTTCATCAAGAAGCTGTCATGAAATGCTTGAAAAGCAGGAAAGATGAAATCAAGAAGACTCTTTTAGAAGAAATAGTTGATATTTCTTCTGCACAGCTACAGGATTTTGACTGGCAGTTAAAG AGCTTTATTGGAACATGGAACACAGTCACACTCATTGACTTGTGCTTTTGCACTACAATGGCAGAGTGTGATAGCTGTGACAGTGACCAACTGGCACACAGAACCTACTCCAcgcaggagaagggagaggccAAAGAAGGGCAGCTCAATTCCAACTGGATCAATTACCCCAAACCAGTGCCAACCAGTTCTGTCTGCAGCTATATTGAG CTTGCACTTTCTAGTGACAAGATTGCTACACTACAAATGCCACTTTTAAACCTTCACCTGGATGTAAAAGAAAATGGTGAAGTCAAAACATATTCTGttgaaatgaataaagaagagctgCAGAATCTAATAAATTCCTTGGAAGCAGCTAataag GTGGTACGGCAGTTGAAATAA
- the COMMD8 gene encoding COMM domain-containing protein 8 isoform X2: MEPEDGTPLWRLQKLPAERGLQLLHKIIDGLCGQAYPLYQDYHSVWDSAEWNHVLEDITKFFKAVVGKNLSDEEVFQQLNQLNSLHQEAVMKCLKSRKDEIKKTLLEEIVDISSAQLQDFDWQLKLALSSDKIATLQMPLLNLHLDVKENGEVKTYSVEMNKEELQNLINSLEAANKVVRQLK, encoded by the exons ATGGAGCCGGAAGACGGGACGCCCTTGTGGCGGCTGCAGAAGCTTCCAGCCGAGCGGGGCCTACAG ctTCTTCACAAAATAATTGATGGCCTTTGTGGCCAAGCTTATCCTCTCTACCAGGATTATCACAGTGTTTGGGATTCAGCCGAATGGAATCATGTTCTAGAAGATATTACCAAATTTTTCAAAGCTGTAGTTGGTAAAAATTTATCCGATGAAGAG gTATTTCAGCAGTTGAACCAGTTGAATTCACTTCATCAAGAAGCTGTCATGAAATGCTTGAAAAGCAGGAAAGATGAAATCAAGAAGACTCTTTTAGAAGAAATAGTTGATATTTCTTCTGCACAGCTACAGGATTTTGACTGGCAGTTAAAG CTTGCACTTTCTAGTGACAAGATTGCTACACTACAAATGCCACTTTTAAACCTTCACCTGGATGTAAAAGAAAATGGTGAAGTCAAAACATATTCTGttgaaatgaataaagaagagctgCAGAATCTAATAAATTCCTTGGAAGCAGCTAataag GTGGTACGGCAGTTGAAATAA
- the COMMD8 gene encoding COMM domain-containing protein 8 isoform X3, with the protein MKCLKSRKDEIKKTLLEEIVDISSAQLQDFDWQLKSFIGTWNTVTLIDLCFCTTMAECDSCDSDQLAHRTYSTQEKGEAKEGQLNSNWINYPKPVPTSSVCSYIELALSSDKIATLQMPLLNLHLDVKENGEVKTYSVEMNKEELQNLINSLEAANKVVRQLK; encoded by the exons ATGAAATGCTTGAAAAGCAGGAAAGATGAAATCAAGAAGACTCTTTTAGAAGAAATAGTTGATATTTCTTCTGCACAGCTACAGGATTTTGACTGGCAGTTAAAG AGCTTTATTGGAACATGGAACACAGTCACACTCATTGACTTGTGCTTTTGCACTACAATGGCAGAGTGTGATAGCTGTGACAGTGACCAACTGGCACACAGAACCTACTCCAcgcaggagaagggagaggccAAAGAAGGGCAGCTCAATTCCAACTGGATCAATTACCCCAAACCAGTGCCAACCAGTTCTGTCTGCAGCTATATTGAG CTTGCACTTTCTAGTGACAAGATTGCTACACTACAAATGCCACTTTTAAACCTTCACCTGGATGTAAAAGAAAATGGTGAAGTCAAAACATATTCTGttgaaatgaataaagaagagctgCAGAATCTAATAAATTCCTTGGAAGCAGCTAataag GTGGTACGGCAGTTGAAATAA